A region from the Kazachstania africana CBS 2517 chromosome 11, complete genome genome encodes:
- the DUN1 gene encoding serine/threonine protein kinase DUN1 (similar to Saccharomyces cerevisiae DUN1 (YDL101C); ancestral locus Anc_2.352) has protein sequence MTTVAAKRVCWLGFIELSDGISVPTKRQQNNENEAVKGPLASLVSIIPERPCKFEIFSKARDVTVGRSRSCDVRLNEPDISTVHAILSIIDMEVDGTTRHLINIIDKSRNGTFINGNRLIKKDYLLKNGDKIMFGKSCSFLFKYNSEFVDVADPISLSQQANTDDSVFKKPSSAFTSSQNAARKLAKLKVISFFDRYTLGRELGSGHYAIVKEGKNKQTGQTVAVKIFHPQQNDDQKKSKQFREETNILMRIHHPNIVNLLDSFVEPISKQQTQKYLVLEKIDNGELFDRIVKKTCLRQDETKAIFTQILHGLKYLHGQNIIHRDIKPENILLNITKRTSPDQKQLGPWDDDEIDVQVKIADFGLAKFTGEMQFTNTLCGTPSYVAPEVLIKKGYTSKVDMWSSGVILYVCLCGFPPFSDQLGPPALKEQILQAKFAFYTPYWDNIDDSILHLISHLLVLDPEQRYSVSDAFNHPWLVDTDQIVLPTTELKRLQLNDNKLIKTYSELASSS, from the exons ATGACTACTGTGGCTGCTAAAAGAGTATGTTGGCTTGGATTCATT GAGCTATCTGATGGCATTTCTGTCCCTACAAAGAGACAACAAAACAACGAAAACGAGGCTGTTAAGGGCCCCTTAGCTAGTTTGGTGAGTATTATACCTGAGAGGCCCTGTAAGTTCGAGATATTCAGCAAAGCAAGGGACGTTACAGTGGGAAGAAGTAGATCCTGTGATGTTCGTTTGAATGAACCAGATATCTCTACGGTGCATGCAATTTTGAGCATCATTGATATGGAAGTGGATGGAACCACTCGACATTTgatcaatattattgataagaGTAGGAATGGTACTTTTATCAATGGCAATAGGTTGATAAAAAAGGATTATCTTTTAAAGAACGGTGATAAGATTATGTTTGGTAAAAGCtgttcttttcttttcaaatataattCAGAATTTGTCGATGTAGCTGATCCCATTTCACTTTCACAGCAGGCAAATACTGATGATTCTGTATTTAAAAAACCTTCTTCTGCTTTTACTAGTAGTCAAAATGCTGCAAGAAAATTagcaaaattgaaagtaatCTCATTCTTTGATAGATACACTCTGGGAAGAGAACTGGGTTCTGGTCATTATGCAATCGTTAAAGAAGGTAAGAATAAACAAACAGGTCAAACTGTGGCTGTCAAGATATTCCATCCACAGCAAAATGACgatcaaaagaaaagtaaaCAATTTAGAGAAGAGACTAATATACTTATGAGAATTCATCATCCAAATATTGTTAACCTGTTGGATAGTTTCGTAGAACCAATAAGCAAACAACAAACACAAAAATATCTCGTGCTGGAAAAAATCGACAATGGTGAACTTTTCGATAGAATTGTCAAGAAGACTTGTCTCAGACAAGATGAAACAAAAGCAATTTTTACTCAAATTTTACACGGTTTAAAGTATCTTCACGGTCAAAACATTATTCATAGAGACATTAAACCTGAGAATATTTTACTAAACATCACAAAAAGGACTTCCCCGGATCAAAAACAATTAGGGCCATGGGATGACGACGAAATTGATGTTCAAGTTAAAATCGCTGATTTTGGTCTAGCGAAATTCACTGGAGAAATGCAGTTTACAAACACTTTATGTGGTACTCCGTCTTATGTTGCCCCTGAAGTACTCATCAAAAAAGGATACACGTCAAAGGTTGATATGTGGAGTTCTGGCGTCATTTTATATGTCTGTTTATGTGGTTTCCCACCATTTAGTGACCAGTTAGGTCCACCTGCATTGAAAGAACAAATTTTACAGGCCAAATTCGCCTTTTATACCCCTTATTGGGACAATATAGATGATTCGATTTTACATTTGATCTCCCATTTGTTGGTTCTAGACCCTGAGCAACGGTACAGTGTTTCTGATGCTTTCAACCATCCATGGCTAGTCGATACCGACCAGATAGTCTTACCTACAACAGAATTGAAACGTCTACAGTTGAATGACAACAAATTAATCAAAACATATTCTGAATTAGCATCGTCCTcatga